In Candidatus Hamiltonella defensa 5AT (Acyrthosiphon pisum), one genomic interval encodes:
- the recR gene encoding recombination mediator RecR has protein sequence MQTSLVIEALMESLRHLPGVGPKSAQRMAFYLLQSDRSKGIRLAESLLKAMSEIGHCGVCRTFTEQPCCDICSNVYREKMGQICVVESPSDICAIEQTGQFSGRYFVLMGRLSPLDGIGPDDIGLPLLEHRLSTEPIKEVILAMNPTVEGEATSNYIAQMCEEYGISTTKIAHGVPIGGDLEMVDETTLSHALVGRRPMNFN, from the coding sequence ATGCAAACCAGTTTGGTTATTGAAGCTTTGATGGAATCATTACGCCATTTGCCTGGGGTAGGCCCAAAGTCTGCCCAACGTATGGCTTTTTACTTGCTACAAAGTGATCGCAGTAAGGGTATACGTTTAGCAGAGTCTTTATTAAAAGCGATGTCGGAAATTGGCCACTGTGGTGTGTGTCGTACTTTCACTGAACAACCTTGCTGTGATATTTGTTCTAATGTTTATCGAGAAAAAATGGGTCAAATCTGTGTCGTAGAAAGTCCTTCCGACATTTGCGCCATTGAGCAAACAGGGCAATTTTCTGGCCGTTACTTTGTTTTGATGGGACGCTTGTCACCTTTAGATGGTATTGGCCCCGATGATATTGGTTTGCCTTTACTTGAGCATCGATTATCTACAGAACCCATCAAGGAAGTTATTTTAGCAATGAACCCCACAGTCGAAGGTGAAGCCACTTCGAACTATATTGCGCAAATGTGTGAGGAATACGGAATATCTACGACTAAAATTGCCCATGGTGTACCTATCGGGGGTGATCTTGAGATGGTCGATGAGACTACTTTATCTCATGCACTAGTGGGACGACGGCCCATGAATTTTAACTGA
- the dnaX gene encoding DNA polymerase III subunit gamma/tau, which produces MSYQVFARKWRPQTFSEVVGQEHVLTALVNSLSLGRIHHAYLLSGTRGVGKTSIARLIAKGLNCTSGITATPCGKCIHCQGIEQGHFIDLIEIDAASRTKVEDTRELLDNLPYSPTQGRFKVYLIDEVHMLSRHSFNALLKTLEEPPSHVKFLLATTEPKKLPVTIISRCLQFHLKALNALVILNQLEKILAAEKIDSDTEALKLLAKAASGSMRDALSLTDQAVAIGSGKVTTQIVREMLTILDDGQSLSIIEALAKADAEKIMFEIEQTAAVGKDWENLLIEMLNLFHRIAIKQLLPETSYKEYNEVEPEHIELGLSKLARTLAPEKIQFYYQTLLIGRKELPYAPNHRMGVEMTLLRALAFHPKKSFPDSKSESIKKNFFDSTENFSMPHLSKQTTENVEALNNKAPETPIVEVLNTTKILKTRTKLLELQYAPTSKKKENLKNELSVPLEGLIVQSNSFIAKAKKKEIDDSNTRKLFSEKELSSTQKVLSPVLEYEKSPELLSKLLEEVIKRDPWAAEVEQLGLPKLVHQLALNSFKKQTINHKIYLHLRSAQRHLNSDSAHKILTEALSHFYNNMVEIIIIEDDDELQLTPWELRKRIYEEMLTKACQSIIADDTIHTLCGLFDAELDKNSIRPI; this is translated from the coding sequence ATGAGCTATCAAGTCTTTGCCCGAAAATGGCGGCCACAAACTTTTTCCGAAGTGGTCGGCCAAGAACATGTTTTAACTGCACTTGTTAATAGCCTTTCTCTGGGGCGTATTCATCATGCGTATCTTTTATCTGGTACGCGTGGAGTAGGAAAAACCTCTATTGCTCGTTTAATAGCAAAAGGGCTGAATTGTACCAGCGGTATTACTGCCACTCCTTGTGGTAAGTGTATTCATTGTCAGGGAATAGAACAGGGACATTTTATCGATTTAATTGAAATTGACGCGGCATCTCGTACTAAAGTAGAGGATACACGTGAACTATTAGATAACTTGCCGTATTCCCCTACCCAAGGCCGCTTTAAAGTTTATTTGATAGATGAAGTCCATATGCTTTCACGGCATAGTTTTAATGCATTGCTGAAGACTTTAGAAGAACCGCCCTCTCATGTGAAATTCTTACTGGCAACCACTGAACCAAAAAAATTACCCGTCACTATTATTTCACGTTGTTTACAATTTCATCTCAAAGCATTAAATGCACTGGTTATTCTGAATCAGCTGGAAAAAATATTAGCGGCTGAAAAAATTGATAGTGATACCGAAGCGTTAAAACTATTGGCGAAAGCGGCCTCTGGTAGTATGCGTGACGCTTTGAGTCTTACCGATCAAGCGGTTGCTATTGGATCTGGGAAAGTGACCACTCAAATTGTTCGTGAAATGCTAACGATACTTGATGATGGGCAATCATTATCTATTATTGAGGCTCTGGCTAAAGCTGATGCTGAAAAAATAATGTTCGAGATAGAACAAACCGCTGCTGTTGGAAAAGATTGGGAAAATTTACTGATAGAAATGTTAAATTTATTCCATCGTATTGCTATCAAACAATTATTACCAGAGACTTCTTATAAAGAATACAATGAAGTAGAGCCAGAACATATTGAGCTTGGTTTATCTAAACTGGCCAGGACTTTGGCTCCTGAAAAGATTCAATTTTATTACCAAACGTTATTGATTGGGCGTAAAGAGCTTCCTTATGCGCCTAATCACCGTATGGGAGTGGAAATGACGCTTCTAAGAGCGTTAGCGTTTCATCCCAAAAAATCTTTTCCAGATTCAAAGTCTGAATCTATAAAAAAAAACTTTTTTGATAGCACCGAAAATTTTTCTATGCCACATTTGTCTAAACAAACGACTGAAAATGTGGAAGCCCTCAATAACAAAGCTCCAGAGACTCCTATAGTAGAAGTATTAAATACAACTAAAATATTAAAAACACGAACAAAATTACTAGAATTACAGTATGCGCCTACGTCTAAAAAAAAAGAGAATCTAAAAAATGAGCTATCCGTTCCTTTAGAAGGATTAATCGTTCAATCAAATTCATTCATTGCTAAAGCTAAAAAAAAAGAAATCGACGATTCGAATACACGCAAGTTGTTCTCTGAAAAAGAATTATCATCGACACAGAAAGTTTTATCTCCAGTATTAGAATATGAAAAATCACCGGAGTTGCTCTCTAAATTGCTGGAGGAGGTCATAAAGCGTGATCCTTGGGCGGCGGAAGTGGAACAATTAGGTTTGCCAAAATTGGTGCATCAACTTGCTTTAAATTCCTTTAAAAAGCAAACGATAAATCACAAAATTTACTTGCATTTACGCTCTGCTCAACGTCATCTAAATTCAGATTCAGCACATAAAATTCTTACTGAGGCCTTAAGTCATTTTTATAATAATATGGTTGAAATTATTATTATTGAAGATGATGATGAGTTACAATTGACTCCATGGGAGTTAAGGAAACGGATTTATGAGGAAATGCTGACAAAGGCATGTCAGTCAATCATAGCGGACGATACTATTCATACTCTCTGTGGGCTCTTTGATGCAGAGCTAGATAAAAATAGCATTCGCCCTATTTAA
- the apt gene encoding adenine phosphoribosyltransferase, with translation MNFARSTIINKIQYIKNNIKTIPDYPKSGIQFRDITSLLINPEAYTASIEILVEHYQTLEINKIVAIEARGFLFGAPLALALGLGFIPVRKPDKLPGETISENYHLEYGFDQLQVHKDSINPGDKVLVIDDILATGGTIEATLKLIRRLDGQVAHAAFIIELPALGGKKRLISQGVECYSLVSFQ, from the coding sequence ATGAATTTTGCAAGATCAACGATTATAAATAAAATTCAATATATTAAAAATAATATAAAAACCATTCCAGATTATCCAAAATCAGGAATACAATTTCGCGACATTACCAGCTTATTGATTAACCCAGAAGCTTATACTGCAAGTATTGAAATTTTGGTAGAACACTACCAAACCCTTGAAATAAATAAAATTGTAGCTATTGAAGCAAGGGGATTTCTATTTGGTGCTCCTCTTGCTCTTGCTTTAGGTCTGGGTTTTATTCCTGTACGTAAACCTGATAAATTGCCGGGAGAAACCATTAGTGAAAATTATCATTTAGAATATGGTTTTGACCAATTACAGGTACACAAAGACAGTATTAATCCCGGTGATAAAGTGTTGGTGATTGATGACATACTAGCCACTGGTGGCACTATTGAAGCAACACTAAAACTTATCCGCAGGCTTGATGGGCAAGTTGCCCATGCTGCTTTTATTATTGAGTTACCTGCATTAGGTGGAAAAAAACGTTTAATTTCTCAAGGTGTTGAGTGTTACAGCTTAGTTTCATTTCAATAA
- a CDS encoding DUF721 domain-containing protein produces the protein MPKRESRPQRLNILLQKESPEDRLEYLLSQPDQTKNIEQHALGLLKLNAVVKKLLSPPLQPWCRVANYRQNILVLDIANGSWMMRLRYEQLNLLSALRKQILPSLCSIHIRINPILMLEFHNTKQKLEGMKKKETDESNSRCLSLKTAELLVNLASRSPKKLSDALKRLAGLVKNSTSPPPI, from the coding sequence ATGCCAAAACGTGAAAGCCGACCACAACGACTCAATATTTTGCTCCAAAAAGAAAGCCCGGAAGATAGGCTTGAATATCTTTTATCGCAACCCGATCAAACTAAAAACATAGAGCAACATGCCCTTGGATTGCTTAAGTTGAATGCGGTTGTAAAAAAATTATTGTCACCCCCTTTACAGCCATGGTGCCGTGTCGCCAATTATCGACAAAATATTTTAGTATTAGACATCGCTAATGGAAGCTGGATGATGCGTTTACGTTATGAACAGCTTAACCTTCTCTCAGCATTGAGAAAACAAATTTTACCATCATTGTGCTCAATCCACATCAGGATTAATCCGATCTTAATGTTAGAATTTCACAATACGAAACAAAAACTCGAAGGAATGAAAAAAAAAGAAACCGATGAATCAAACAGCCGCTGCCTGAGCTTGAAAACAGCCGAGTTATTAGTGAACCTGGCGAGCAGGAGTCCGAAAAAGCTCAGCGATGCCTTAAAACGTTTAGCGGGGTTAGTAAAAAACTCGACATCCCCGCCGCCGATCTAA
- the adk gene encoding adenylate kinase: MRIILLGAPGAGKGTQAQFIMKKYGIVQISTGDMLRAAVKAGTKLGQQVQGIMAAGKLVTDDLVIALVKERIRQEDCKEGFLLDGFPRTIPQADAMAEADIKIDYVLELVVPDEFIVERISGRRVHMPSGRIYHLKFNPPKITDKDDMTGESLTLRKDDQETTVRERLLEYHQQTMALVDYYRQRAKRGDTKYFKLDGTRTVNEVSQQLSSILGES, translated from the coding sequence ATGCGTATTATTTTGCTGGGGGCTCCAGGCGCTGGCAAAGGGACTCAAGCCCAATTTATTATGAAAAAGTACGGGATTGTACAAATTTCTACTGGTGACATGTTACGTGCCGCGGTAAAAGCCGGTACAAAATTAGGTCAGCAGGTTCAAGGTATCATGGCAGCAGGAAAGCTTGTCACTGATGATTTAGTGATTGCCTTGGTCAAAGAACGTATTCGTCAAGAAGATTGCAAAGAAGGTTTTTTATTGGATGGTTTTCCTAGAACTATTCCCCAAGCGGATGCAATGGCAGAAGCCGATATTAAAATTGATTATGTACTTGAATTGGTGGTGCCTGATGAATTTATAGTTGAGCGCATTTCAGGCCGGCGTGTCCACATGCCCTCTGGGCGAATTTATCATTTAAAATTCAATCCCCCTAAAATTACAGACAAAGACGATATGACGGGTGAATCCTTAACACTACGCAAAGATGATCAAGAAACCACGGTTCGTGAACGATTGCTGGAATATCACCAGCAAACAATGGCGTTAGTCGATTATTATCGTCAGCGCGCAAAGAGAGGGGATACAAAATATTTCAAATTAGATGGTACTCGAACAGTGAATGAAGTCAGTCAACAGCTGTCGAGTATCCTTGGTGAAAGTTAG
- a CDS encoding YbaB/EbfC family nucleoid-associated protein, with protein sequence MLDNKEIFKEAQKMQDKMQEIQAEIDKLKITGKSGNGLVEIVINGACNCIEVKIDSSLLVKETDKKVVEELVAAAFNHGVKQLSEQKTKKIQLLSKNISLTSDLKLPF encoded by the coding sequence ATGCTTGATAATAAAGAAATCTTCAAAGAAGCACAAAAAATGCAAGATAAAATGCAGGAAATTCAGGCAGAAATTGATAAATTAAAAATCACTGGGAAAAGTGGCAATGGTTTAGTCGAAATAGTGATCAATGGCGCTTGCAATTGCATTGAGGTTAAAATTGATTCAAGCTTACTGGTAAAAGAAACTGATAAAAAAGTTGTTGAAGAACTGGTTGCTGCTGCATTCAACCACGGAGTGAAACAGCTTTCAGAACAAAAAACAAAAAAAATCCAATTACTCTCTAAAAACATCTCTTTAACCTCAGATTTAAAATTACCATTCTAG
- the secA gene encoding preprotein translocase subunit SecA, whose amino-acid sequence MLIKLLTKVFGSRNERTLRRMHKVVDLINSMESKIEQLSDEELSAQTSQFRERLAAGEALQSLLPKAFAVVRETSKRVFDMRHFDVQLLGGMVLNERCIAEMRTGEGKTLTATLPAYLNALTGRGVHIVTVNDYLAKRDAENNRPLFEFLGLTVGINLAGMNSNSKREAYQADITYGTNNEYGFDYLRDNMVFSPEERVQRELYYALVDEVDSNLIDEARTPLIISGPTDDSSDRYIQVNTLIPHLIRQEKEDSDTFKGEGHFSVDEKSRQVHLTERGLVLIEKMLIENSIMKEGESLYSPANIILMHHVTAALRAHVLFMRNVDYIVKKDEILIVDEHTGRTMEGRRWSDGLHQAIEAKEGVHIQNENQTLASITFQNYFRLYEKLAGMTGTADTEAFEFRSIYKLDTIVIPTNQPMIRQDLVDLVYMTEKEKIEAIIKDIRARSANGQPVLVGTISIEKSELISSELQKAGIQHQVLNAKFHAKEAEIVAQAGQPGAVTIATNMAGRGTDIVLGGSWQSEIAALTDPSEKKIMAIKEAWKIRHDAVLASGGLHIIGTERHESRRIDNQLRGRSGRQGDAGSSRFYLSMEDALMRIFASERVSGMMRKLGMAPGEAIEHPFVSKAIENAQRKVESRNFDIRKQLLEYDDVANDQRRAIYRQRNELLDASDISETISNIREDVLQMMVDRYIPPESLEEMWDVQGLEQRFKEDFELNLPMAQWLEEEPQLHEKTLRDRILQKVIESHHQKEEKIGAQMMRSLEKSVMLQTLDSSWKEHLAAMDYLRQGIHLRGYAQKDPKQEYKRESFSLFSSMLESLKYEVISLLSKIQISMPEEVKAFELQYLKEIERTGKQQELSHQNHEETLQLAGDSKHKINGEKIGRNDPCPCQSGKKYKQCHGRLDLKK is encoded by the coding sequence ATGTTAATCAAATTACTCACTAAAGTATTTGGCAGCCGTAATGAGCGTACTTTGCGTCGCATGCATAAAGTCGTTGATCTGATCAACAGCATGGAATCAAAAATTGAACAATTATCGGATGAAGAATTATCTGCTCAAACTTCTCAATTTCGCGAACGTTTAGCGGCCGGTGAGGCATTACAGAGTCTACTACCAAAAGCTTTTGCAGTGGTACGAGAAACCAGTAAACGTGTTTTTGATATGAGGCATTTTGATGTTCAGCTCCTCGGAGGCATGGTACTCAATGAACGTTGTATTGCAGAAATGCGTACAGGTGAAGGTAAAACATTAACAGCGACTTTACCGGCCTATTTAAACGCTTTGACCGGACGAGGCGTGCATATCGTGACGGTCAATGATTATTTGGCCAAACGAGATGCAGAAAATAATCGTCCGTTATTTGAATTTCTTGGGCTTACTGTAGGTATTAACCTCGCTGGCATGAACTCAAATAGCAAACGTGAAGCTTATCAAGCTGATATCACTTATGGTACTAACAACGAATATGGGTTTGATTATCTGCGCGATAATATGGTGTTTAGTCCAGAAGAGCGTGTCCAACGGGAACTATATTATGCACTGGTAGATGAAGTCGATTCTAATTTGATTGATGAAGCTCGAACACCATTGATCATTTCTGGTCCTACTGATGACAGTTCTGATAGATACATTCAGGTCAATACACTGATACCTCACTTGATTCGACAAGAAAAAGAAGATTCCGATACCTTTAAAGGTGAAGGGCACTTTTCGGTGGACGAAAAATCCCGTCAAGTCCATTTAACAGAACGGGGCCTCGTTTTAATCGAAAAAATGTTAATAGAAAATAGCATAATGAAAGAAGGGGAATCACTTTATTCCCCTGCCAATATTATTCTCATGCACCATGTCACGGCGGCATTACGGGCACATGTGCTTTTTATGCGTAACGTGGATTATATTGTTAAAAAAGATGAAATACTGATTGTGGATGAACATACGGGGCGCACTATGGAAGGTCGCCGTTGGTCTGATGGCTTGCATCAAGCAATTGAAGCCAAAGAAGGAGTTCACATTCAAAATGAAAATCAAACCCTTGCCTCTATCACCTTCCAGAATTACTTCCGGTTGTATGAAAAATTAGCAGGTATGACAGGAACTGCGGATACGGAAGCGTTTGAATTCAGATCTATTTATAAATTAGACACCATCGTTATTCCTACAAATCAGCCTATGATACGCCAGGATTTAGTGGATTTGGTGTATATGACAGAAAAGGAAAAAATAGAGGCAATCATTAAAGACATCCGCGCACGTAGTGCCAACGGGCAACCGGTTTTAGTCGGCACTATTTCCATTGAAAAATCAGAACTTATCTCTTCTGAGCTACAAAAAGCAGGTATCCAACATCAAGTTTTAAACGCAAAATTTCATGCAAAAGAAGCAGAAATTGTTGCTCAGGCCGGCCAGCCTGGGGCGGTCACCATTGCCACCAACATGGCGGGGAGAGGCACTGATATTGTATTGGGTGGCAGCTGGCAAAGTGAAATAGCGGCTCTGACTGATCCTTCTGAAAAAAAGATAATGGCGATTAAAGAAGCCTGGAAAATTCGTCATGATGCGGTACTTGCCTCAGGAGGATTACACATTATTGGTACAGAACGTCATGAATCCCGCCGTATTGATAATCAACTGAGAGGCCGTTCAGGTCGTCAGGGAGATGCAGGGTCATCCCGTTTTTATCTATCGATGGAAGATGCATTAATGCGCATTTTTGCCTCTGAACGTGTGTCCGGGATGATGCGTAAACTAGGGATGGCGCCTGGAGAAGCGATTGAACATCCATTTGTCAGCAAAGCGATTGAGAATGCGCAACGTAAAGTAGAGAGCCGAAACTTTGATATTCGTAAACAACTGCTTGAATACGATGATGTTGCTAACGATCAACGTCGAGCCATTTACAGGCAACGTAACGAGCTATTAGACGCCAGCGACATCAGTGAAACGATCAGCAACATACGTGAAGATGTCTTGCAGATGATGGTTGATCGTTATATTCCCCCTGAATCTTTAGAAGAAATGTGGGATGTTCAGGGTTTGGAGCAACGATTCAAAGAAGATTTTGAACTGAATTTACCTATGGCTCAATGGTTAGAAGAAGAGCCTCAGTTACATGAGAAAACCCTGCGTGACCGTATTTTACAGAAAGTGATTGAAAGCCATCATCAAAAAGAAGAGAAGATAGGCGCTCAAATGATGCGCAGTTTAGAAAAAAGCGTCATGTTGCAAACCTTGGATTCTTCATGGAAAGAGCATTTAGCAGCGATGGATTATCTTCGTCAAGGGATTCACCTTCGGGGATATGCACAAAAAGATCCCAAACAGGAATATAAACGGGAATCTTTCTCTCTGTTTTCCTCTATGCTGGAATCATTAAAATATGAAGTGATCAGCTTGCTCAGTAAAATTCAGATCAGTATGCCGGAAGAAGTGAAAGCGTTTGAACTTCAATATTTGAAAGAAATAGAACGGACAGGGAAGCAACAAGAATTGAGCCATCAAAATCACGAAGAAACATTACAATTGGCAGGCGACTCAAAACACAAAATCAATGGCGAAAAAATAGGCCGCAACGACCCTTGCCCCTGCCAGTCTGGCAAAAAATATAAGCAATGTCATGGGCGTTTAGATTTGAAAAAATAA
- the htpG gene encoding molecular chaperone HtpG, with amino-acid sequence MSMQDQETRGFQSEVKQLLSLMIHSLYSNKEIFLRELISNASDAADKLRFRALSSPELYEGEAELRVRLSFDKDKRTLTLSDNGIGMTRDEVIDNLGTIAKSGTKAFLDSLGSDQSKDSQLIGQFGVGFYSAFIVSDTVTVRTRGAGVASELGVFWESKGEGDYNLATITKEDRGTEITLHLKEGEDEFLNDWRLRSIISKYSDHISLPVELECKNKDENQEGSETEKNNLPDKTQTVVTWEKINKAQALWTRRKSEITDDEYKAFYKHITHDFTDPLNWSHNKVEGKQEYTSLLYIPAQAPWDMWNRDHKHGLKLYVQRVFIMDDAEQFMPNYLRFIRGLIDSNDLPLNISREILQDNEVTQNLKSALTKRTLQMLEKLSTEDSEKYQQFWQQFGMALKEGPAEDFVNKEAVAKLLRFASTYTDSSLQSVSLEDYLGRMNEGQEKIYFITADSYAAAKNSPHLELFRKKGIEVLLLSDRIDEWMMSYLTDFSGKSFQSISKSDESLNKLADEDHHGEQKEIEQALQPFIERVKTLLGERVKEVRFTHRLSDTPSIVTTDTDEMSTQMAKLLAAAGQKAPEVKYIFELNPNHLLVKRASEVSDDTLFAQWINLLLDQALLTERGTLDDPNQFLRAVNELLMA; translated from the coding sequence ATGAGTATGCAAGACCAGGAAACCCGTGGGTTTCAGTCTGAAGTAAAACAACTGCTTAGTTTAATGATCCACTCACTGTATTCCAATAAAGAAATTTTTTTACGTGAATTAATTTCCAATGCTTCTGATGCGGCGGATAAATTACGTTTTCGCGCGCTCTCCTCACCAGAATTGTACGAAGGAGAAGCCGAACTTCGTGTCCGCCTGTCTTTTGATAAAGATAAACGAACATTGACATTAAGCGATAATGGCATCGGCATGACCCGTGATGAAGTCATCGATAATCTCGGCACCATAGCAAAGTCTGGAACCAAAGCTTTTCTGGATTCACTCGGATCGGATCAATCGAAAGACAGTCAACTCATCGGTCAGTTCGGTGTTGGTTTTTATTCTGCCTTCATCGTTTCAGACACAGTCACAGTGCGCACTCGTGGTGCAGGCGTTGCATCTGAATTAGGTGTATTTTGGGAGTCAAAAGGAGAAGGGGATTACAACCTTGCCACCATCACAAAAGAAGATAGAGGCACAGAAATTACTCTGCATCTTAAAGAAGGAGAAGATGAATTTTTAAATGATTGGCGATTACGTTCTATCATCAGCAAATATTCTGACCATATTTCATTACCCGTTGAGCTTGAGTGTAAAAATAAAGACGAAAACCAGGAAGGCAGTGAAACAGAAAAAAATAATCTCCCTGACAAAACCCAAACTGTTGTTACATGGGAAAAAATTAATAAGGCCCAAGCCCTCTGGACTCGTCGTAAATCGGAAATCACAGACGATGAGTATAAAGCCTTTTACAAGCATATTACTCATGATTTTACCGACCCGCTCAATTGGAGTCACAATAAAGTAGAGGGTAAACAGGAGTATACAAGCCTACTCTATATACCCGCTCAAGCACCTTGGGATATGTGGAATCGTGATCACAAACACGGCTTAAAACTGTATGTGCAACGTGTGTTTATTATGGATGATGCCGAACAATTTATGCCAAATTATTTGCGTTTTATTCGCGGATTAATCGATTCCAATGATTTACCATTGAATATTTCTCGTGAAATTTTACAAGATAATGAAGTGACTCAAAATTTAAAAAGCGCATTGACAAAACGTACATTACAAATGCTGGAAAAACTGTCTACAGAAGACAGTGAAAAGTATCAGCAATTCTGGCAACAATTTGGTATGGCTTTAAAAGAAGGTCCCGCTGAAGATTTTGTTAATAAAGAAGCCGTCGCTAAATTATTACGATTTGCATCAACTTATACAGACAGCTCTCTTCAGAGTGTTTCTTTGGAAGATTATCTCGGTCGTATGAACGAGGGGCAGGAAAAAATTTACTTTATTACAGCAGACAGTTATGCCGCTGCAAAAAATAGCCCACATTTAGAATTATTCCGTAAAAAAGGGATTGAAGTTTTGCTGTTATCTGATCGTATTGATGAATGGATGATGAGTTATTTGACAGATTTTTCAGGTAAAAGCTTTCAATCTATTAGCAAATCAGATGAATCACTCAATAAGCTGGCTGATGAAGACCATCACGGTGAGCAGAAGGAAATAGAACAGGCGTTACAGCCTTTTATTGAGAGAGTCAAAACCTTGTTGGGTGAAAGGGTCAAAGAGGTTCGCTTTACCCATCGTTTAAGTGATACGCCGTCGATTGTGACAACAGATACTGATGAAATGAGCACTCAAATGGCAAAGCTGCTTGCTGCAGCGGGTCAAAAAGCGCCAGAGGTCAAATATATTTTTGAGTTAAACCCTAATCATTTATTAGTAAAACGGGCTTCAGAGGTCAGTGATGATACCCTGTTTGCTCAATGGATTAATTTATTATTGGATCAAGCTTTATTGACCGAGCGAGGTACGTTAGATGATCCCAATCAGTTTCTCCGAGCTGTGAACGAACTATTGATGGCTTAA